One Ictalurus furcatus strain D&B chromosome 25, Billie_1.0, whole genome shotgun sequence DNA window includes the following coding sequences:
- the six6b gene encoding homeobox protein SIX6b has translation MFQLPMLNFSPQQVAGVCETLEESGDIERLGRFLWSLPVAPAACEVLNRNESVLRARAIVAFHTGNFRELYHILENHKFTKDSHSKLQALWLESHYREAEKLRGRPLGPVDKYRVRKKFPLPKTIWDGEQKTHCFKERTRHLLREWYLQDPYPNPSKKRELAQATGLTPTQVGNWFKNRRQRDRAAAAKNRLQQQVLTNGSVTAEDGAADRLGNASSPEAGLSSQAAASAISITSSDSECDI, from the exons ATGTTTCAGTTGCCAATGCTGAATTTCAGCCCCCAGCAGGTAGCGGGGGTGTGTGAGACTCTGGAGGAAAGCGGCGACATCGAGCGCCTCGGTCGGTTCCTGTGGTCGCTGCCTGTAGCGCCCGCCGCCTGCGAGGTACTAAACCGGAACGAGTCGGTGCTGCGAGCGCGCGCCATCGTGGCCTTCCACACCGGCAACTTCCGCGAGCTTTACCACATCCTGGAGAACCACAAATTCACCAAAGACTCTCATTCTAAACTGCAAGCGCTGTGGCTCGAGTCGCACTACCGGGAGGCGGAAAAGCTCCGGGGCCGCCCGCTCGGGCCGGTAGACAAATACAGGGTGCGGAAGAAGTTTCCACTGCCCAAAACTATTTGGGACGGAGAACAAAAGACGCACTGCTTCAAAGAAAGGACCAGACATTTGCTGCGGGAATGGTATCTACAGGACCCTTACCCGAACCCGAGCAAAAAGAGGGAGCTTGCACAAGCCACGGGACTTACTCCTACTCAAGTGGGCAACTGGTTTAAAAACCGAAGACAAAGGGACAGAGCAGCAGCCGCGAAGAACAG GTTACAACAGCAGGTGCTGACTAACGGCTCGGTTACGGCTGAGGACGGCGCCGCGGATCGGCTCGGTAACGCGTCCAGCCCGGAAGCCGGCCTGTCAAGTCAAGCTGCTGCTTCCGCCATCTCCATCACGTCGAGTGACAGCGAATGTGACATCTAA